From Myotis daubentonii chromosome 15, mMyoDau2.1, whole genome shotgun sequence, one genomic window encodes:
- the LOC132216357 gene encoding syncollin-like: MAPLCPLLLALALVAIPGVRGACPAATDLKNPDGTRTCAKFYDKSDPYYENCCQGAELTIGPDTDLPFLPSDWRNIISSLVVAPRCELTVWSRSGKGGKTRKFKSGTYPRLEEYRRGIFGHWSNAIASIYCRCN; the protein is encoded by the exons ATGGCCCCGCTGTGCCcactgctgctggcgctggccctggtGGCCATCCCCGGTGTCCGAGGCGCCTGCCCGGCAGCCACTGACCTCAAGAACCCCGATGGGACACGGACGTGCGCCAAGTTCTATGACAAGAGCGACCCATATTATGAGAACTGCTGCCAAGGTGCGGAGCTGACCATAGGGCCAGACACCGACCTGCCCTTCCTGCCCTCTGACTGGAGGAACATCATCTCCTCACTCGTGGTGGCCCCGCGCTGTGAGCTCACGGTGTGGTCCCGAAGTGGCAAGGGTGGCAAAACTCGCAAGTTCAAGTCAGGCACCTACCCGCGCCTTGAAGAGTACCGCAGGGGCATCTTTGGCCACTGGTCCAATGCCATCGCCTCCATCTACTGCAG GTGCAACTGA
- the NCCRP1 gene encoding F-box only protein 50 yields MEEVQEGRELGARMDTEEPASPQSPREPPSPPSPPPLQSPPSPATPESPGVSPAEEPSEAHARQLLLQEWGPPGASLELPPGLTWKLLFLRRPLYRNLLRSPNPEGINIYEPAPPTGPTRQPLETLGNFRGWYIRTEQLQHNCSWTVKHQCVDLLAEGLWEELLDDEQPDITVMDWFEDSRLDVCVYELHVWLLAADRHTIIAQHHVAPRTSGRGPPGRWVQVSHVFRQYGPGVRFVHFLHKTKNRTEAGGLRRTRVTDSSVSVQFRE; encoded by the exons ATGGAGGAGGTGCAGGAGGGACGCGAGCTCGGCGCCCGGATGGATACCGAGGAGCCCGcgagcccccagagcccccggGAGCCGCCCTCGCCACCGTCGCCACCTCCACTGCAGTCGCCGCCGTCGCCCGCTACCCCCGAGAGCCCCGGTGTGTCCCCGGCCGAGGAGCCGTCGGAGGCCCACGCGCGGCAGTTGCTGCTGCAGGAGTGGGGGCCGCCGGGTGCGAGCCTGGAGCTGCCGCCGGGCCTCACCTGGAAGCTGCTCTTCCTGCGGCGGCCGCTCTACCGCAACCTGCTGCGCTCGCCCAACCCCGAAG GCATCAACATTTATGAGCCAGCGCCCCCTACTGGCCCCACTCGGCAGCCCCTGGAGACACTGG GCAACTTCCGTGGGTGGTACATTAGGACTGAGCAGCTCCAGCACAACTGCAG CTGGACGGTGAAGCATCAGTGTGTGGATCTGCTGGccgaggggctgtgggaggagctTCTTGATGATGAGCAGCCAGACATTACTGTCATGGACTG gtttgAGGACAGCCGGCTGGACGTGTGTGTCTATGAGTTGCAcgtctggctgctggcagctgacCGACACACCATCATTGCTCAGCACCATGTGGCCCCCCGGACCTCTGGGAGGGGCCCTCCTGGCCGCTGGGTCCAG GTGTCCCACGTATTCCGCCAGTATGGGCCTGGTGTGCGTTTTGTCCACTTCCTGCACAAGACGAAGAACCGCACGGAGGCTGGTGGGCTGCGGCGAACAAGGGTGACTGACTCCTCCGTGTCTGTGCAGTTCAGGGAGTGA